The following proteins come from a genomic window of Bos mutus isolate GX-2022 chromosome 23, NWIPB_WYAK_1.1, whole genome shotgun sequence:
- the MCM3 gene encoding DNA replication licensing factor MCM3 isoform X1, whose product MAGTVVLDDVELREAQRDYLDFLDDEEDQGIYQSKVRELISDNQYRLIVNVNDLRRKNEKRANRLLSNAFEELVAFQRALKDFVASIDATYAKQYEEFYIGLEGSFGSKHVSPRTLTSCFLSCVVCVEGIVTKCSLVRPKVVRSVHYCPATKKTIERRYSDLTSLVAFPSSSVYPTKDEENNPLETEYGLSVYKDHQIITIQEMPEKAPAGQLPRSVDVILDDDLVDRVKPGDRVQVVGTYRCLPGKKGGYTSGTFRTVLIACNVKQMSKDVQPSFSAEDIAKIKKFSKTRSKDIFDQLARSLAPSIHGHDYVKKAILCLLLGGVERDLENGSHIRGDINILLIGDPSVAKSQLLRYVLCTAPRAIPTTGRGSSGVGLTAAVTTDQETGERRLEAGAMVLADRGVVCIDEFDKMSDMDRTAIHEVMEQGRVTIAKAGIHARLNARCSVLAAANPVYGRYDQYKTPMENIGLQDSLLSRFDLLFIMLDQMDPEQDREISDHVLRMHRYRAPGEQDGDAMPLGSAVDILATDDPNFSPDDQQDTQIYEKHDNLLHGMKKKKEKMVSAAFMRKYIHVAKIIKPVLTQESAAYIAEEYSRLRSQDSVSSDTARTSPVTARTLETLIRLATAHAKARMSKTVDLQDAEEAVELVQYAYFKKVLEKEKKRKKRSEDESDAEDEVEKSQEDQEQKTKRRRICPSDAKEGDSYDPYDFTNTEEEMPQVHTPKATDSQETKESQKVELSESRLKAFKAALLEVFREAHAQSVGMNRLTESVNRDNEEPFSSAEIQAALSRMQDDNQVMVSEGIVFLI is encoded by the exons ATGGCGGGGACCGTGGTGCTGGACGATGTGGAGCTGCGAGAGGCGCAGAGAGACTACCTGGACTTCCTGGACGACGAG GAAGACCAGGGAATTTATCAGAGCAAAGTTCGGGAGCTGATTAGTGACAACCAGTACCGGTTGATCGTCAACGTGAATGACCTTCGTAGGAAGAACGAGAAGAGGGCCAACCG CCTCCTGAGCAATGCCTTTGAGGAGCTGGTTGCCTTCCAGCGGGCCTTGAAGGATTTCGTGGCCTCCATTGATGCTACGTATGCCAAGCAGTACGAGGAGTTCTACATAGGCTTGGAGGGCAGCTTTGGCTCCAAGCACGTCTCTCCTCGGACCCTTACCTCCTGCTTCCTGAGCTGTGTCGTCTGTGTGGAGGGCATTGTTACTAAAT GCTCTCTAGTTCGTCCCAAAGTCGTCCGCAGTGTCCACTATTGTCCTGCTACCAAGAAGACCATAGAGCGACGTTATTCTGATCTCACCAGCCTGGTGGCCTTTCCTTCCAGCTCTGTCTATCCCACCAAG GATGAGGAAAACAATCCCCTTGAGACAGAATACGGCCTTTCTGTCTACAAGGACCACCAGATCATCACCATCCAGGAAATGCCGGAGAAGGCCCCCGCCGGCCAGCTTCCCCGTTCTGTGGACGTCATCCTGGATGACGACTTGGTGGACAGAGTGAAGCCTGGTGACCGGGTGCAGGTGGTGGGGACCTACCGCTGCCTTCCTGGGAAGAAGGGAGGCTACACCTCAGGCACCTTCAG GACTGTCCTGATTGCCTGTAACGTGAAACAGATGAGCAAGGACGTTCAGCCTTCCTTCTCCGCTGAGGACATAGCCAAGATCAAGAAGTTCAGTAAAACCCGTTCCAAG GATATCTTTGACCAGCTGGCCCGGTCGCTGGCGCCCAGCATCCACGGGCACGACTATGTCAAGAAAGCGATCCTCTGCTTGCTGTTGGGCGGGGTGGAGCGAGACCTCGAGAACGGCAGCCACATCCGTGGGGACATCAATATCCTCCTCATAG GAGACCCGTCGGTCGCCAAGTCCCAGCTGCTGCGGTATGTACTATGCACGGCACCGCGGGCCATCCCCACCACCGGCCGGGGCTCCTCCGGTGTGGGTCTCACAGCCGCTGTCACCACAgaccaggagacag gtgAGCGCCGTCTGGAGGCGGGGGCCATGGTCCTGGCTGACCGAGGCGTGGTCTGCATCGATGAGTTTGACAAGATGTCTGACATGGACCGCACGGCCATTCACGAGGTGATGGAGCAGGGCCGAGTCACCATCGCCAAGGCCGGCATCCACGCCCGCCTCAACGCCCGCTGCAGTGTTTTGGCAGCTGCCAACCCCGTCTACGGCAGG TATGATCAGTACAAGACCCCCATGGAGAACATCGGGCTGCAGGACTCGCTGCTGTCCCGATTTGACCTTCTCTTCATCATGCTGGACCAGATGGATCCCGAGCAGGACCGGGAGATCTCAGACCATGTCCTCCGAATGCACCGCTACAGGGCACCTGGAGAGCAGGATGGTGACG CTATGCCTCTTGGCAGTGCTGTGGATATCCTGGCCACAGACGATCCCAACTTCAGCCCTGATGACCAGCAGGACACCCAGATCTACGAGAAGCATGACAACCTTCTGCACGGGATGAAGAAGAAGAA GGAGAAGATGGTGAGTGCGGCGTTCATGCGGAAGTACATCCACGTGGCCAAAATCATCAAGCCGGTGCTGACGCAGGAGTCGGCCGCCTACATCGCGGAGGAGTACTCACGCCTGCGCAGTCAGGACAGCGTGAGCTCGGACACCGCCAGG ACGTCTCCAGTGACAGCCCGGACCCTGGAAACCCTGATTCGCTTGGCCACAGCCCACGCCAAGGCCCGCATGAGTAAGACTGTGGACCTGCAGGACGCAGAGGAGGCTGTGGAGCTCGTCCAATATGCTTACTTCAAGAAG GTTCTCGAGAAGGAGAAGAAACGTAAGAAGCGAAGTGAGGATGAATCGGATGCGGAAGATGAAGTGGAGAAGAGCCAGGAGGACCAGGAGCAGAAGACGAAGAG GAGGAGGATCTGTCCTTCGGACGCCAAGGAAGGGGACTCCTATGACCCCTATGACTTCACCAACACGGAGGAGGAAATGCCTCAGG TGCACACTCCAAAGGCAACAGACTCACAGGAGACCAAGGAGTCCCAGAAGGTGGAGTTGAGTGAATCCAG GTTGAAGGCCTTCAAGGCGGCCCTCTTAGAGGTGTTCCGGGAAGCTCATGCACAATCGGTTGGCATGAATCGCCTCACGGAATCCGTCAACCGAGACAACGAAGAGCCTTTCTCCTCTGCGGAGATCCAGGCCGCGCTGAGCAGGATGCAGGACGACAACCAGGTCATGGTCTCCGAGGGCATCGTCTTCCTCATCTGA
- the MCM3 gene encoding DNA replication licensing factor MCM3 isoform X2 translates to MWSCERRRETTWTSWTTSLLSNAFEELVAFQRALKDFVASIDATYAKQYEEFYIGLEGSFGSKHVSPRTLTSCFLSCVVCVEGIVTKCSLVRPKVVRSVHYCPATKKTIERRYSDLTSLVAFPSSSVYPTKDEENNPLETEYGLSVYKDHQIITIQEMPEKAPAGQLPRSVDVILDDDLVDRVKPGDRVQVVGTYRCLPGKKGGYTSGTFRTVLIACNVKQMSKDVQPSFSAEDIAKIKKFSKTRSKDIFDQLARSLAPSIHGHDYVKKAILCLLLGGVERDLENGSHIRGDINILLIGDPSVAKSQLLRYVLCTAPRAIPTTGRGSSGVGLTAAVTTDQETGERRLEAGAMVLADRGVVCIDEFDKMSDMDRTAIHEVMEQGRVTIAKAGIHARLNARCSVLAAANPVYGRYDQYKTPMENIGLQDSLLSRFDLLFIMLDQMDPEQDREISDHVLRMHRYRAPGEQDGDAMPLGSAVDILATDDPNFSPDDQQDTQIYEKHDNLLHGMKKKKEKMVSAAFMRKYIHVAKIIKPVLTQESAAYIAEEYSRLRSQDSVSSDTARTSPVTARTLETLIRLATAHAKARMSKTVDLQDAEEAVELVQYAYFKKVLEKEKKRKKRSEDESDAEDEVEKSQEDQEQKTKRRRICPSDAKEGDSYDPYDFTNTEEEMPQVHTPKATDSQETKESQKVELSESRLKAFKAALLEVFREAHAQSVGMNRLTESVNRDNEEPFSSAEIQAALSRMQDDNQVMVSEGIVFLI, encoded by the exons ATGTGGAGCTGCGAGAGGCGCAGAGAGACTACCTGGACTTCCTGGACGACGAG CCTCCTGAGCAATGCCTTTGAGGAGCTGGTTGCCTTCCAGCGGGCCTTGAAGGATTTCGTGGCCTCCATTGATGCTACGTATGCCAAGCAGTACGAGGAGTTCTACATAGGCTTGGAGGGCAGCTTTGGCTCCAAGCACGTCTCTCCTCGGACCCTTACCTCCTGCTTCCTGAGCTGTGTCGTCTGTGTGGAGGGCATTGTTACTAAAT GCTCTCTAGTTCGTCCCAAAGTCGTCCGCAGTGTCCACTATTGTCCTGCTACCAAGAAGACCATAGAGCGACGTTATTCTGATCTCACCAGCCTGGTGGCCTTTCCTTCCAGCTCTGTCTATCCCACCAAG GATGAGGAAAACAATCCCCTTGAGACAGAATACGGCCTTTCTGTCTACAAGGACCACCAGATCATCACCATCCAGGAAATGCCGGAGAAGGCCCCCGCCGGCCAGCTTCCCCGTTCTGTGGACGTCATCCTGGATGACGACTTGGTGGACAGAGTGAAGCCTGGTGACCGGGTGCAGGTGGTGGGGACCTACCGCTGCCTTCCTGGGAAGAAGGGAGGCTACACCTCAGGCACCTTCAG GACTGTCCTGATTGCCTGTAACGTGAAACAGATGAGCAAGGACGTTCAGCCTTCCTTCTCCGCTGAGGACATAGCCAAGATCAAGAAGTTCAGTAAAACCCGTTCCAAG GATATCTTTGACCAGCTGGCCCGGTCGCTGGCGCCCAGCATCCACGGGCACGACTATGTCAAGAAAGCGATCCTCTGCTTGCTGTTGGGCGGGGTGGAGCGAGACCTCGAGAACGGCAGCCACATCCGTGGGGACATCAATATCCTCCTCATAG GAGACCCGTCGGTCGCCAAGTCCCAGCTGCTGCGGTATGTACTATGCACGGCACCGCGGGCCATCCCCACCACCGGCCGGGGCTCCTCCGGTGTGGGTCTCACAGCCGCTGTCACCACAgaccaggagacag gtgAGCGCCGTCTGGAGGCGGGGGCCATGGTCCTGGCTGACCGAGGCGTGGTCTGCATCGATGAGTTTGACAAGATGTCTGACATGGACCGCACGGCCATTCACGAGGTGATGGAGCAGGGCCGAGTCACCATCGCCAAGGCCGGCATCCACGCCCGCCTCAACGCCCGCTGCAGTGTTTTGGCAGCTGCCAACCCCGTCTACGGCAGG TATGATCAGTACAAGACCCCCATGGAGAACATCGGGCTGCAGGACTCGCTGCTGTCCCGATTTGACCTTCTCTTCATCATGCTGGACCAGATGGATCCCGAGCAGGACCGGGAGATCTCAGACCATGTCCTCCGAATGCACCGCTACAGGGCACCTGGAGAGCAGGATGGTGACG CTATGCCTCTTGGCAGTGCTGTGGATATCCTGGCCACAGACGATCCCAACTTCAGCCCTGATGACCAGCAGGACACCCAGATCTACGAGAAGCATGACAACCTTCTGCACGGGATGAAGAAGAAGAA GGAGAAGATGGTGAGTGCGGCGTTCATGCGGAAGTACATCCACGTGGCCAAAATCATCAAGCCGGTGCTGACGCAGGAGTCGGCCGCCTACATCGCGGAGGAGTACTCACGCCTGCGCAGTCAGGACAGCGTGAGCTCGGACACCGCCAGG ACGTCTCCAGTGACAGCCCGGACCCTGGAAACCCTGATTCGCTTGGCCACAGCCCACGCCAAGGCCCGCATGAGTAAGACTGTGGACCTGCAGGACGCAGAGGAGGCTGTGGAGCTCGTCCAATATGCTTACTTCAAGAAG GTTCTCGAGAAGGAGAAGAAACGTAAGAAGCGAAGTGAGGATGAATCGGATGCGGAAGATGAAGTGGAGAAGAGCCAGGAGGACCAGGAGCAGAAGACGAAGAG GAGGAGGATCTGTCCTTCGGACGCCAAGGAAGGGGACTCCTATGACCCCTATGACTTCACCAACACGGAGGAGGAAATGCCTCAGG TGCACACTCCAAAGGCAACAGACTCACAGGAGACCAAGGAGTCCCAGAAGGTGGAGTTGAGTGAATCCAG GTTGAAGGCCTTCAAGGCGGCCCTCTTAGAGGTGTTCCGGGAAGCTCATGCACAATCGGTTGGCATGAATCGCCTCACGGAATCCGTCAACCGAGACAACGAAGAGCCTTTCTCCTCTGCGGAGATCCAGGCCGCGCTGAGCAGGATGCAGGACGACAACCAGGTCATGGTCTCCGAGGGCATCGTCTTCCTCATCTGA